Proteins encoded within one genomic window of Glycine soja cultivar W05 chromosome 1, ASM419377v2, whole genome shotgun sequence:
- the LOC114424278 gene encoding ubiquitin carboxyl-terminal hydrolase MINDY-2-like isoform X2 encodes MAASSSSPSKEPQLKDEEDREQEEQHQQPQPVKECVHKTKTIQFLGRTTPIVLQNDNGPCPLLAICNVLLLRNNLNLSPDIAEVSQEKLLSLVAERLIDSNSNVNNKDAGYVENQQQNIADAIDLLPRLATGIDVNIKFRRIGDFEFTRECAIFDLLDIPLYHGWIVDPQDYDTANAIGSKSYNSLMGELVSLETLNMEVHHKNNPEEDCVDFVAATTATLGVPSPSLSKARSFDDSSHSISDHIQRKGDLEEEAELLRVLKMSEDESDPVVGHMHGGEISVSMDRKMCNDEVINMDCGDKLGNSSGAGNSNFHEHGPEPSLSDDCAASGKDHSEQISSTSTLGEAANSSLKTDTISDLHQSTYTGPEESFDLNDVIEKNSLDALVQNESEVIPSPEKHSVSLFECRADFSGGDGKVHDQSTPTTIDHEVVGESHGPDATGLSFSSPGHTNSDSSSVRYHQTDVSGALTSSVQGSEPIYEGEECVLDTRTGNFEDREPVYEGEVVLAEQADRSTLVAPDLRAKDELTPEQGELIKSFLRNNASQLTFYGLFCLQDGLKERELCVFFRNNHFSTMFKFEGELYLLATDQGYINQPDLVWEKLNEVNGDTLFMTGNFKEFKDYLASIDSATHAGLDINSDLQLAIALQQQEFEQQPPRQNNSQPQSSISGSSRLVTGPQVARNTGRHSSSSTSASPRSDAKSKDKCIVM; translated from the exons ATGGCAGCAtcgtcttcttctccttcaaagGAGCCACAACTCAAGGACGAGGAGGATCGGGAACAAGAGGAACAACACCAACAGCCACAGCCAGTCAAAGAGTGCGTCCACAAAACCAAAACGATCCAGTTTCTCGGACGTACCACTCCGATCGTTCTTCAAAACGACAACGGACCCTGCCCGCTCCTCGCTATCT GTAATGTTCTGCTGCTGAGAAACAACTTAAATTTGAGTCCAGATATTGCTGAAGTCTCACAGGAGAAATTGCTTTCATTGGTTGCTGAACGATTAATTGATTCAAATAGTAATGTGAAT AACAAAGATGCAGGCTATGTTGAAAATCAACAACAGAACATTGCTGATGCAATTGACTTACTCCCTAGGCTTGCTACTGGAATTgatgtaaatataaaatttaggag AATAGGTGATTTTGAATTCACTCGAGAGTGTGCCATATTTGATCTGCTGGACATTCCCTTGTATCATGGCTGGATTGTTGATCCTCAG GATTATGACACTGCGAATGCAATTGGATCAAAATCCTATAATTCCCTTATGGGAGAGCTTGTCTCTCTTGAAACACTAAACATGGAGGTCCATCATAAAAATAATCCAGAAGAAGATTGTGTTGATTTTGTGGCTGCAACAACTGCTACTCTTGGAGTTCCCTCTCCCAGTCTTTCAAAAGCCAGGTCGTTTGATGATTCTTCTCATTCTATTTCTGATCATATACAAAGAAAAGGTGATCTAGAAGAAGAGGCAGAGTTGTTGAGAGTCTTGAAAATGTCCGAGGATGAAAGTGATCCTGTTGTAGGTCACATGCATGGAGGAGAAATTTCTGTCAGTATGGATAGAAAAATGTGTAATGACGAGGTTATAAATATGGATTGTGGAGATAAATTAGGAAATAGCTCTGGTGCTGGTAACAGTAACTTTCATGAGCATGGCCCAGAGCCTTCCTTATCTGATGATTGTGCTGCTTCTGGCAAAGACCACAGCGAACAGATATCTTCTACTTCTACACTGGGAGAGGCAGCTAATTCATCCTTAAAGACTGATACCATAAGTGACCTTCATCAATCAACTTATACGGGACCTGAAGAATCTTTTGACCTGAATGATGTGATTGAGAAGAACAGCCTTGATGCATTGGTTCAGAATGAGAGTGAAGTTATCCCTTCTCCTGAAAAACACTCTGTCTCTTTGTTTGAGTGCCGTGCAGATTTTTCTGGAGGTGATGGAAAAGTCCATGATCAATCCACTCCTACAACTATAGATCATGAAGTTGTAGGTGAATCTCATGGACCTGATGCCACAGGATTATCATTCTCATCCCCTGGCcatacaaattcagattcatctAGTGTCAGATATCATCAAACTGATGTTTCTGGAGCATTGACTTCAAGTGTTCAAGGGAGTGAGCCCATATATGAAGGAGAGGAATGTGTATTGGATACAAGAACTGGAAATTTTGAGGATCGTGAACCTGTTTATGAAGGTGAGGTGGTACTTGCAGAACAGGCTGACAGAAGCACCTTAGTTGCTCCTGATCTAAGAGCTAAGGATGAACTTACTCCAGAACAAG GTGAATTGATCAAGAGTTTCTTGAGGAATAATGCCAGCCAGTTGACATTTTATGG TCTTTTCTGTTTACAAGATGGGCTTAAAGAGCGTGAGCTGTGTGTTTTTTTCCGTAACAATCATTTCAGCACCATGTTCAAG TTTGAGGGTGAGCTCTATCTTCTAGCCACGGACCAAGGTTACATAAATCAGCCTGATCTGGTCTGGGAAAAACTGAATGAG GTCAATGGTGATACATTGTTTATGACCGGTAATTTCAAGGAATTCAAG GACTATCTTGCCAGCATAGATAGTGCAACACATGCAGGCTTAGATATCAA TTCTGATCTCCAATTAGCAATAGCCTTGCAACAACAGGAGTTTGAGCAGCAGCCACCACGCCAGAATAATTCACAGCCGCAATCATCCATTAGTGGTAGCTCTAGACTGGTCACAGGTCCCCAG GTGGCAAGAAACACTGGAAGACATTCATCTTCATCAACATCTGCATCTCCCAGGTCTGATGCAAAATCCAAAGATAAATGTATAGTGATGTGA
- the LOC114424266 gene encoding protein STAY-GREEN, chloroplastic-like, which translates to MGTLTTVPVLPSKLNKPSLSPRHNSLFPYYGRRVGKKNKAMVPVARLFGPAIFEASKLKVLFLGVDENKHPGNLPRTYTLTHSDITAKLTLAISQTINNSQLQGWYNRLQRDEVVAQWKKVKGKMSLHVHCHISGGHFLLDILARLRYFIFCKELPVVLKAVVHGDENLFNNYPELQDALVWVYFHSNIPEFNKVECWGPLKEASAPIGGAKEESEQETLLSKEGLAIPQPCQEECECCFPPLTLSPIQWSQQVPSHHYEPCDGIETQQSL; encoded by the exons ATGGGTACTCTAACAACTGTTCCTGTGCTCCCTTCTAAGCTTAACAAGCCTTCGCTTTCTCCGCGTCACAATTCTCTTTTTCCCTACTACGGAAGACGCGTCGGGAAGAAGAACAAAGCAATGGTTCCT GTTGCTAGGTTGTTCGGGCCAGCCATATTTGAAGCCTCAAAGCTTAAGGTTTTATTCTTAGGAGTGGACGAAAATAAACACCCAGGAAATCTCCCAAGGACTTATACTCTAACCCATAGTGATATAACCGCTAAGCTCACCTTGGCAATCTCTCAAACCATAAATAATTCTCAG TTACAGGGGTGGTACAACAGATTGCAAAGGGACGAAGTGGTGGCACAGTGGAAGAAGGTGAAGGGAAAGATGTCTCTGCACGTACACTGCCACATCAGTGGTGGTCATTTTCTCTTAGATATATTAGCAAGGTTACGATACTTCATCTTCTGCAAGGAGCTACCAGTG GTGTTGAAGGCGGTGGTTCACGGCGACGAAAACCTATTCAACAACTACCCAGAATTGCAAGATGCCTTGGTTTGGGTTTACTTTCACTCAAACATTCCAGAATTCAACAAGGTGGAATGTTGGGGCCCACTGAAGGAAGCGTCAGCACCAATAGGTGGGGCCAAGGAAGAGAGTGAGCAAGAAACTCTTCTAAGTAAGGAGGGCTTGGCAATTCCACAGCCATGCCAAGAGGAATGCGAATGTTGCTTTCCACCGCTGACGTTAAGCCCAATTCAGTGGTCTCAACAAGTTCCCAGCCACCATTACGAACCTTGTGATGGGATTGAGACCCAACAAAGTCTATAA
- the LOC114424278 gene encoding ubiquitin carboxyl-terminal hydrolase MINDY-2-like isoform X1, protein MAASSSSPSKEPQLKDEEDREQEEQHQQPQPVKECVHKTKTIQFLGRTTPIVLQNDNGPCPLLAICNVLLLRNNLNLSPDIAEVSQEKLLSLVAERLIDSNSNVNNKDAGYVENQQQNIADAIDLLPRLATGIDVNIKFRRIGDFEFTRECAIFDLLDIPLYHGWIVDPQDYDTANAIGSKSYNSLMGELVSLETLNMEVHHKNNPEEDCVDFVAATTATLGVPSPSLSKARSFDDSSHSISDHIQRKGDLEEEAELLRVLKMSEDESDPVVGHMHGGEISVSMDRKMCNDEVINMDCGDKLGNSSGAGNSNFHEHGPEPSLSDDCAASGKDHSEQISSTSTLGEAANSSLKTDTISDLHQSTYTGPEESFDLNDVIEKNSLDALVQNESEVIPSPEKHSVSLFECRADFSGGDGKVHDQSTPTTIDHEVVGESHGPDATGLSFSSPGHTNSDSSSVRYHQTDVSGALTSSVQGSEPIYEGEECVLDTRTGNFEDREPVYEGEVVLAEQADRSTLVAPDLRAKDELTPEQGELIKSFLRNNASQLTFYGLFCLQDGLKERELCVFFRNNHFSTMFKFEGELYLLATDQGYINQPDLVWEKLNEVNGDTLFMTGNFKEFKVENHESSTWDENNALTSTADYLASIDSATHAGLDINSDLQLAIALQQQEFEQQPPRQNNSQPQSSISGSSRLVTGPQVARNTGRHSSSSTSASPRSDAKSKDKCIVM, encoded by the exons ATGGCAGCAtcgtcttcttctccttcaaagGAGCCACAACTCAAGGACGAGGAGGATCGGGAACAAGAGGAACAACACCAACAGCCACAGCCAGTCAAAGAGTGCGTCCACAAAACCAAAACGATCCAGTTTCTCGGACGTACCACTCCGATCGTTCTTCAAAACGACAACGGACCCTGCCCGCTCCTCGCTATCT GTAATGTTCTGCTGCTGAGAAACAACTTAAATTTGAGTCCAGATATTGCTGAAGTCTCACAGGAGAAATTGCTTTCATTGGTTGCTGAACGATTAATTGATTCAAATAGTAATGTGAAT AACAAAGATGCAGGCTATGTTGAAAATCAACAACAGAACATTGCTGATGCAATTGACTTACTCCCTAGGCTTGCTACTGGAATTgatgtaaatataaaatttaggag AATAGGTGATTTTGAATTCACTCGAGAGTGTGCCATATTTGATCTGCTGGACATTCCCTTGTATCATGGCTGGATTGTTGATCCTCAG GATTATGACACTGCGAATGCAATTGGATCAAAATCCTATAATTCCCTTATGGGAGAGCTTGTCTCTCTTGAAACACTAAACATGGAGGTCCATCATAAAAATAATCCAGAAGAAGATTGTGTTGATTTTGTGGCTGCAACAACTGCTACTCTTGGAGTTCCCTCTCCCAGTCTTTCAAAAGCCAGGTCGTTTGATGATTCTTCTCATTCTATTTCTGATCATATACAAAGAAAAGGTGATCTAGAAGAAGAGGCAGAGTTGTTGAGAGTCTTGAAAATGTCCGAGGATGAAAGTGATCCTGTTGTAGGTCACATGCATGGAGGAGAAATTTCTGTCAGTATGGATAGAAAAATGTGTAATGACGAGGTTATAAATATGGATTGTGGAGATAAATTAGGAAATAGCTCTGGTGCTGGTAACAGTAACTTTCATGAGCATGGCCCAGAGCCTTCCTTATCTGATGATTGTGCTGCTTCTGGCAAAGACCACAGCGAACAGATATCTTCTACTTCTACACTGGGAGAGGCAGCTAATTCATCCTTAAAGACTGATACCATAAGTGACCTTCATCAATCAACTTATACGGGACCTGAAGAATCTTTTGACCTGAATGATGTGATTGAGAAGAACAGCCTTGATGCATTGGTTCAGAATGAGAGTGAAGTTATCCCTTCTCCTGAAAAACACTCTGTCTCTTTGTTTGAGTGCCGTGCAGATTTTTCTGGAGGTGATGGAAAAGTCCATGATCAATCCACTCCTACAACTATAGATCATGAAGTTGTAGGTGAATCTCATGGACCTGATGCCACAGGATTATCATTCTCATCCCCTGGCcatacaaattcagattcatctAGTGTCAGATATCATCAAACTGATGTTTCTGGAGCATTGACTTCAAGTGTTCAAGGGAGTGAGCCCATATATGAAGGAGAGGAATGTGTATTGGATACAAGAACTGGAAATTTTGAGGATCGTGAACCTGTTTATGAAGGTGAGGTGGTACTTGCAGAACAGGCTGACAGAAGCACCTTAGTTGCTCCTGATCTAAGAGCTAAGGATGAACTTACTCCAGAACAAG GTGAATTGATCAAGAGTTTCTTGAGGAATAATGCCAGCCAGTTGACATTTTATGG TCTTTTCTGTTTACAAGATGGGCTTAAAGAGCGTGAGCTGTGTGTTTTTTTCCGTAACAATCATTTCAGCACCATGTTCAAG TTTGAGGGTGAGCTCTATCTTCTAGCCACGGACCAAGGTTACATAAATCAGCCTGATCTGGTCTGGGAAAAACTGAATGAG GTCAATGGTGATACATTGTTTATGACCGGTAATTTCAAGGAATTCAAGGTAGAAAACCATGAAAGTAGTACTTGGGATGAGAACAATGCTCTGACCAGCACTGCC GACTATCTTGCCAGCATAGATAGTGCAACACATGCAGGCTTAGATATCAA TTCTGATCTCCAATTAGCAATAGCCTTGCAACAACAGGAGTTTGAGCAGCAGCCACCACGCCAGAATAATTCACAGCCGCAATCATCCATTAGTGGTAGCTCTAGACTGGTCACAGGTCCCCAG GTGGCAAGAAACACTGGAAGACATTCATCTTCATCAACATCTGCATCTCCCAGGTCTGATGCAAAATCCAAAGATAAATGTATAGTGATGTGA